Proteins from a single region of Desulfuromonadales bacterium:
- a CDS encoding hydrogenase iron-sulfur subunit — MHAEKVNHDFEPKIIAFVCTWCTYAGADLAGTSRMQYPANVRV, encoded by the coding sequence AAAAAGTGAACCACGACTTCGAGCCCAAGATCATCGCCTTCGTCTGCACCTGGTGCACCTACGCCGGGGCCGACCTGGCGGGGACCAGCCGGATGCAGTACCCGGCCAACGTGCGGGT